One Rutidosis leptorrhynchoides isolate AG116_Rl617_1_P2 unplaced genomic scaffold, CSIRO_AGI_Rlap_v1 contig3, whole genome shotgun sequence genomic region harbors:
- the LOC139882707 gene encoding uncharacterized protein, with translation MKQANAMDCVYKNPNAAIEDRVQDLLSRMSLKEKIGQMTQIERRVANHSTLRDFSIGSILSAGGSGPFEKATSSDWADMVDEFQKAALESQLGIPLMYGIDAVHGNNSIYGATIFPHNIGLGATRDAELAKRIGDVTALELRASGIPYTFAPCVAVCKDPRWGRSYESYSEDTDIVRKMTSIITGLQGQPPEDHPKGYPFVGGRTKAIACAKHFVGDGGTYKGINEGNTIASYDDLERIHMAPYIDCISQGVSTVMASYSSWNGHKLHEDRFLLTEVLKEKLGFKGFVISDWEALERLSEPFGSNYRNCILKAVNAGIDMVMVPFRYEQFVEDLLHLVESGAVQMSRINDAVERILRVKFVSGLFEYPFSDRSLLDTVGCKPHRELAREAVRKSLVLLKNGKNSEETFLPLEKNAKKILVTGSHANDIGYQCGGWTATWCGMKGRITIGTTILEAIKATVNEKTEVIYEEYPTQATLAREDISFAIVVVGEEPYAETLGDNLKLEIPLKGEDVISVVAERNIPSLVILISGRPLILKPTTLEKVAAFVAAWLPGTEGDGITDVIFGDFEFEGRLPFTWFRSVDQISTRSNINDPLFPLGFGLNSKNELLR, from the exons ATGAAGCAAGCAAATGCAATGGATTGTGTTTACAAGAACCCAAATGCAGCTATTGAGGATCGAGTTCAGGACCTTCTTTCTCGAATGAGTTTGAAAGAGAAGATTGGGCAGATGACCCAAATTGAACGTAGAGTCGCCAATCACTCTACTCTCAGAGATTTCTCCATTG GGAGCATCCTAAGTGCTGGAGGGAGTGGCCCCTTTGAGAAAGCGACGTCTTCTGATTGGGCTGATATGGTTGATGAATTCCAAAAGGCTGCACTCGAGTCGCAGCTCGGAATTCCACTTATGTATGGGATTGATGCTGTCCATGGTAATAATAGTATATATGGAGCTACTATATTTCCTCATAATATTGGCCTAGGAGCAACAAG AGATGCAGAATTGGCCAAAAGAATTGGTGATGTAACAGCTCTTGAACTTAGGGCCAGTGGCATTCCCTACACTTTTGCTCCCTGTGTCGCA GTATGCAAAGATCCAAGGTGGGGTAGAAGCTATGAGAGTTATAGTGAAGATACTGATATTGTTCGAAAGATGACATCCATCATCACAGGCTTGCAAGGACAGCCACCTGAAGATCATCCTAAGGGCTATCCCTTTGTGGGTGGAAG AACTAAAGCTATTGCGTGTGCCAAGCATTTCGTTGGAGATGGGGGTACTTACAAAGGGATAAATGAGGGAAATACCATAGCGTCTTATGATGATTTGGAGAGGATCCATATGGCCCCATATATAGACTGTATTTCTCAAGGAGTTTCAACAGTTATGGCATCTTACTCTAGTTGGAACGGGCATAAACTGCATGAGGATCGATTTCTCCTGACTGAAGTTTTGAAAGAAAAACTAGGTTTCAAG GGTTTTGTCATATCTGACTGGGAAGCACTTGAGCGACTTAGTGAACCTTTCGGATCAAACTATCGCAACTGCATTTTGAAGGCAGTCAATGCTGGAATAGATATG GTGATGGTTCCTTTCAGATATGAACAGTTTGTGGAAGATCTATTGCATTTGGTGGAATCAGGAGCAGTGCAAATGTCTAGGATTAACGATGCTGTTGAACGAATACTGAGAGTGAAGTTTGTTTCTGGTCTTTTTGAATATCCGTTCAGCGATAGGTCTTTACTAGATACAGTGGGTTGCAAG CCTCATAGAGAACTAGCACGCGAGGCAGTACGCAAGTCGTTGGTTTTGCTAAAGAACGGAAAGAATTCAGAGGAAACCTTTCTTCCATTAGAAAAGAATGCCAAGAAAATCCTTGTTACTGGGTCACATGCTAATGATATCGGCTATCAGTGTGGTGGGTGGACAGCTACTTGGTGCGGAATGAAAGGCAGGATTACTATAG GTACAACCATTTTGGAAGCAATTAAAGCAACAGTTAATGAAAAGACTGAGGTGATTTATGAAGAATATCCGACACAAGCGACCTTAGCACGTGAAGATATTTCTTTCGCCATTGTAGTTGTGGGTGAAGAGCCTTATGCAGAGACATTAGGTGACAATTTAAAGCTCGAAATCCCTTTGAAGGGCGAAGATGTGATTAGTGTCGTGGCAGAAAGAAATATCCCTTCATTGGTAATTCTAATATCTGGAAGACCCTTGATTCTAAAGCCAACTACTTTGGAGAAAGTAGCTGCTTTTGTTGCTGCTTGGTTGCCAGGAACCGAAGGAGATGGAATTACAGATGTTATCTTTGGAGATTTTGAGTTTGAGGGTCGACTGCCTTTCACATGGTTCAGATCAGTTGATCAGATTTCGACAAGAAGTAATATAAACGATCCTCTATTCCCTCTCGGTTTCGGTTTGAACTCCAAAAATGAATTACTTAGGTGA
- the LOC139882706 gene encoding universal stress protein PHOS32-like → MTTKRDRKIGIALDMSKGSKIALKWTVDNLVEEGDHLFVIHVNHPPADPESRSFLWIETGSPLIPLDEFREQQVMQKYEVELDTEVLDMLHTAQSQKHVNVMAKIYWGDARVKLCEAVETLKLDSLVMGSRGLGNIQRLLLGSVTNYVLQSAACAVTVVKDDPSARRV, encoded by the exons atgacgaCGAAGAGAGATCGGAAAATAGGCATAGCGTTGGACATGTCAAAGGGGAGCAAGATAGCTCTGAAATGGACAGTGGATAATCTTGTCGAGGAAGGTGACCATCTTTTTGTCATTCATGTCAATCATCCACCTGCCGATCCTGAATCTCGCTCATTTCTTTGGATCGAAACTGGTTCTC CTTTAATCCCATTGGACGAGTTCCGTGAGCAACAAGTGATGCAAAAATATGAAGTTGAGCTGGATACTGAGGTTTTGGATATGCTTCATACTGCTCAAAGCCAAAAACAT GTAAATGTAATGGCAAAGATATACTGGGGTGATGCTAGAGTCAAACTCTGCGAGGCTGTAGAAACTTTGAAGCTTGACTCTTTGGTCATGGGCAGTAGAGGCCTTGGTAACATTCAGAG GCTACTTCTGGGAAGTGTTACAAATTATGTGTTGCAAAGTGCAGCTTGTGCTGTGACAGTCGTCAAGGACGACCCAAGTGCTCGTCGCGTTTAA